Below is a window of 'Nostoc azollae' 0708 DNA.
TATGTTTTGGCGCAAGCTGGGGGAGTACCTTTGAGTAGATCGGAATTACTGCGTCGTGCTTGGCCTGACGCTATTGATAATCCGCGTACTATTGATACTCATGTTTTGTCACTGCGGAAAAAAGTGGAACTTGATCCGCGCCAACCCAGTTTAATCCAAACTATCCGCAATGTGGGATATAGATTTAATATGGAAATTTTGAACGCTAATGTTCCACAATCACAAACAAAGTTAGCAAAAGAGAGATTCAGTAATCCACGTTCTACTCTTGCTACTCAAAGTTCTTAATGGGAACTGGGGAGTGGGAAAAGGTTTTTACCAATGACCAATGACCAATCACCACTTTAAATCCATTCCTCAGGTGCTTGATATTCTGCTTGGATCAAGGTGGTTTTTAAGTCTTCCCAGTTGATCTCAGAACTGTGTTGATTTGCTAATATTTGACCTTTTTGGAGGTGTAATAACCGATTACAAAATTGTTGGGCTAGGTCAAGTTGGTGATTTACCATCAAAATCGTGGTTTTATGAATTTGAGTCAGTTCCTTGAGGATGATGATCAAGCGGGAAGCTTTACCAGGGTCTAGGGCGAAAGTTGGCTCGTCTAGCAGTAGAATTTTTGGTTGGATGACTAAGGTACGTGCGATGGCTACTAATTGTCTCTGTCCTGCTGAAAGCTGTACTTCAGTGCGTCCTAACCATTGTTCGGGAATTTGTAGTTGTTCTTGCCAATAACTCACTCGTTCCTGAATTTTATGCTTAGACCAGCCACGCAAAACTAAAGGATAAGCCAAGGCTTCTCGAACTGTCATCCCCAACAACTTAGATTCTTGTTGTACAAATGTCACCTCTTGACGTAGCTGAATAATAGAAATTTGGTGATACTCTTGATTTCCCAGATAAATTTTACCGCTGGTAGGTTCAGTTAAGCGGTTAATGAGGCGTAATAAGGAAGTTTTGCCAGCACCAGCAAGACCGACAATTATAATGCGATCACCAGGAAAGACCTCAAAAGAAATATCCTGTAAAATCGGATATCCTGGCAGATTATTTTGAGCCTGAGTTTTCAGCCTCGTAGATAGATTAACTTGCTCTAGCCTGAGTATGGCTTGGTTTGTGAAATTATCCAAGTTTTTAGGGACTGGGGACTGGGGACTGGGGACTGGGGACTGGGGACTGGGGACTGGGGACTGAGGAAGATGAGGGAGATGGGGATATAGGGGAGATGGGGAGAAAATCCTTTCCCTATTCCTAATGACTAATGACTAATGACTAATTGCTGTATTAAGAGTCCAAGCATCTACCAATAGCAACAGGATGGTAAAGCCAAATAAAATTATATACATCCAAGGCTGTGCTAAAGGACAAAGATCTGTAGTATCAATGCCTGTTTTTGCTTGAATAATCTTTACCAACCGATTAAAACCAGCCACACGCATGGGTAGTAAATAAGCTTTTCCATCTTGGCTGAGGAAATAATACACCATACCTC
It encodes the following:
- a CDS encoding ABC transporter ATP-binding protein — translated: MDNFTNQAILRLEQVNLSTRLKTQAQNNLPGYPILQDISFEVFPGDRIIIVGLAGAGKTSLLRLINRLTEPTSGKIYLGNQEYHQISIIQLRQEVTFVQQESKLLGMTVREALAYPLVLRGWSKHKIQERVSYWQEQLQIPEQWLGRTEVQLSAGQRQLVAIARTLVIQPKILLLDEPTFALDPGKASRLIIILKELTQIHKTTILMVNHQLDLAQQFCNRLLHLQKGQILANQHSSEINWEDLKTTLIQAEYQAPEEWI